In one window of Oncorhynchus kisutch isolate 150728-3 linkage group LG16, Okis_V2, whole genome shotgun sequence DNA:
- the LOC116353980 gene encoding uncharacterized protein LOC116353980 encodes MPGCFSRLAERVRGRRRPTASTGCSNSFVACFSCLFLFCRVRDRRQVDSDSDFEEETTVLDEVQLDVPLDDVPDVPQLPVLLDVQNAAIILEDVPDVQTILENNAGPVVKAWRTFQFISPIITYMLGGSQQVVVRMHHVSRVRGLETQLVWAISKETARLSPEGITYCATKVQSITWIQRVAGRVTHYASHLRHETSVDVTLGCYQMLKDSGHNAVIPH; translated from the exons ATGCCTGGGTGCTTTTCAAGACTGGCGGAGAGAGTGCGTGGACGTCGGCGGCCTACTGCGTCGACAGGTTGTTCAAATTCATTTGTGGCTTGTTTTTCTTGTCTTTTTCTGTTTTGCAGGGTTCGTGATCGTCGACAGGTGGACAGCGACAGCGACTTCGAAGAGG AAACAACTGTCCTGGATGAGGTCCAGTTGGATGTGCCATTGGATGATGTGCCAGATGTTCCACAGCTGCCAGTCCTCCTTGATGTCCAGAATGCTGCTATCATCCTTGAGGATGTGCCAGATGTGCAGACTATCCTTGAG AACAATGCCGGTCCGGTGGTTAAAGCTTGGAGAACTTTTCAGTTCATCAGCCCCATCATCACCTACATGCTTGGGGGATCCCAG caggtggtggtgaggATGCACCACGTGAGTAGGGTGAGAGGCCTGGAGACTCAACTGGTGTGGGCCATCTCCAAGGAGACAGCCAGGCTTAGTCCAGAGGGCATCACCTACTGTGCCACCAAAGTGCAGTCCATCACTTGGATCCAG CGTGTGGCTGGCAGGGTGACCCACTATGCGTCTCACCTCCGCCACGAGACATCTGTGGACGTGACACTTGGCTGCTACCAG ATGCTGAAGGATAGTGGTCATAATGCTGTTATCCCCCATTGA